From the Companilactobacillus ginsenosidimutans genome, the window TGTTGCCAGTTGGAATAAAGACGATGCAAAATTCATTGAGAAGTTAAATGAATTACCAACTGAACCGCCAATTTGGTCAAAAAATAAAGTTACCATCAGATTTGAGCCAGTCGGTAATATGTATTATTACCAAGTGGCTATTGCCTTTCAAGACATAATGGAATTGATGAAGTTGAACTCCGGTGACTTCAGTTTTGCCAATTTACAAAACGAACACTCATTTGAATTGATCCATATGGCATACGAATTAGCTAAATTTTACCCAAAAAACTCTTAATTTTTCTGAAAATACTAGTAATAATACAGTAAAAGCCCGATATTAGGGCTTTTTTATTTTCATATTTTCATAATAATAAAATAAGGTACGGCAGTTAAAGCCGACATTAAGCCGTTTTGAGAAATTAGATTTCAATAACATTACTAAGGTTACATAATAAGCATTAACTGTAATATCAGAACTGTAGAGCTGTAACATTCACCTGCTATAGTTACTCTCATAGCTAAGAGCTAATCAAAAAAGTAAGGATGTTATTAAATCTATGAAAAAAGTATTATCACTCGCATTTGTAAGTGCAATGGCTTTGACAGCCTTCGGTATCAAAACAAGTACATCACAGGCTGCAATCGCCCTTGATGCAAATCACGTATCTGTAGTTGCAGGTGACACATACAAAAGTATCGCAGCCGCAAATGGTGTTACAATTCCTGAATTGGAACAAGCAAATGGCCGCGTAGTTGGTGGATTTGACCTTATCTTCCCTGGAGATATCGTTACACTTCCAACAACAACAGCAGTAGAACAAAACGTTCAAGCTACACAAGCACCAGTTGAAGAAGCTCCAGTACAAGAGGAAGCACAACCAGTTCAACAAGAACAAGCACAACAACCAGCCCAAACACAAAGTGCTCAAACATATGCTCCAAGCACATCTCAATCAGCAGGAACATTCAAGATCAGTTTCTATGATCCAGCCGTATTAGGTTCAAGCATGGGTTATGGTGGTGTTGCTGCCAACTTATCAATCTTCCCTAAGGGAACAAGATTACTTATCACATTAGCTGATGGTACACAATTAACAAGAACTGTTAATGATACAGGATACTTTGCATACAGCAACCCATATCAATTAGACGTTGCTATGCCTAATAACGCAATTCCTTCATACGGAATTACATCAGCAACTGTTCAAGTATTAGGATAATTTTTAGAAACTCAACACAGATGACCACATCCAAAAAAGATGTGGTTTTTTTGTGCATTTTAACTATTTCTTTAAAAAAGCTTAACTTATTTATCACTTGTTCAATGATATACTGTATGCAATAGTTACGGGGGAATCATTATGCCAATACCAACATCAAAGCCTTTTGAAAAACAAACGGCAAAAGATCGTGCTTATAATCAAATTAAAGAATGGATTATTCAAGGGGAGCTTAATCCAGGAGAGAAATTAGCTGAAGTAGAGTTGGCTGCAGCAATTTCAGTTAGTCGAGCACCAATCAGAGAAGCTTTATTGAAGCTAAATCAAGACGGATTTGTCATCATGGCATCAGGTAAAGTTACGAGAGTTTCACCAATCAATAATGAAGATATTTCAACTTTGTTTGAACCAATGGCAGTAATAGAAGGATTAGCTGCTAATCAAGCAGCCTCAAAAATTGACGAAGATGGTCTGAGAAAAATTGCCACACTTGAGAAAAAATATCGTGCAGCAATCAATGATTCAAAGATCCAAACAATTTTGAAAGCTGATCGAGCATTTCATCAAGAAATTTTGAAGATTGCTGACAATGAATATGAGACACAATTTTCGGAAATGTTATATGCACATATCAATCGTTACGAAGTCTATTTAATAAATAAGCTTGGCAATTCGACTTCACAACCTAAAAATATTTCCAGTCAACATGATCCATTATTAAAAGCACTAGTGGAACATAATGCCACTAGAGCAAGTGCTGCCATGACTAAGGATTGGCTAACGACCATGCGATTATTTAATACATATCAAGAGCAAGAAAAAGAGGACTGATGTAAATC encodes:
- a CDS encoding DPBB and LysM peptidoglycan-binding domain-containing protein, which produces MKKVLSLAFVSAMALTAFGIKTSTSQAAIALDANHVSVVAGDTYKSIAAANGVTIPELEQANGRVVGGFDLIFPGDIVTLPTTTAVEQNVQATQAPVEEAPVQEEAQPVQQEQAQQPAQTQSAQTYAPSTSQSAGTFKISFYDPAVLGSSMGYGGVAANLSIFPKGTRLLITLADGTQLTRTVNDTGYFAYSNPYQLDVAMPNNAIPSYGITSATVQVLG
- a CDS encoding GntR family transcriptional regulator produces the protein MPIPTSKPFEKQTAKDRAYNQIKEWIIQGELNPGEKLAEVELAAAISVSRAPIREALLKLNQDGFVIMASGKVTRVSPINNEDISTLFEPMAVIEGLAANQAASKIDEDGLRKIATLEKKYRAAINDSKIQTILKADRAFHQEILKIADNEYETQFSEMLYAHINRYEVYLINKLGNSTSQPKNISSQHDPLLKALVEHNATRASAAMTKDWLTTMRLFNTYQEQEKED